In one window of Myxococcus virescens DNA:
- the ypfJ gene encoding KPN_02809 family neutral zinc metallopeptidase — protein sequence MRWQGGRRSSNVEDRRGSGLGRPLALGGGAASIVVALLVLLLGGDPSELGLGGGEDPRSVDGTGGSGQPLDPRQEELKDFVSVVLADTEDTWPEVLAPVGVQYAQPRLVLFTDAVQSACGFQESAVGPFYCPPDRRVYLDLGFFDELDRRFGAPGDFAQAYVVAHEVGHHVQNLLGISRQVQSLRGRLSPEEANALSVLQELQADCFAGIWAHHAQRQRQLLESGDVEEGLAAASAIGDDTLQRRAQGYVVPESFTHGSSEQRVTWFRRGLEQGTLEACDTFGDAGLGAR from the coding sequence ATGCGGTGGCAGGGTGGACGTCGCAGCTCGAATGTCGAAGACCGGCGGGGCAGTGGCCTGGGCCGCCCGCTGGCGCTGGGGGGCGGCGCGGCCTCCATCGTCGTGGCGCTGCTGGTGCTGCTGCTCGGAGGAGACCCTTCCGAGCTCGGGCTGGGCGGAGGCGAGGACCCTCGGAGCGTGGACGGCACGGGCGGTTCGGGCCAGCCCTTGGACCCCCGGCAGGAAGAGCTCAAGGACTTCGTGTCCGTCGTGCTCGCGGACACGGAGGACACCTGGCCGGAAGTGCTCGCGCCCGTGGGCGTGCAATACGCGCAGCCCCGGCTGGTGCTCTTCACGGACGCGGTGCAGTCCGCGTGCGGCTTCCAGGAAAGCGCGGTGGGGCCTTTCTACTGTCCACCGGACCGGCGTGTGTACCTGGACCTCGGCTTCTTCGACGAACTGGACCGGCGCTTCGGCGCGCCCGGTGACTTCGCGCAGGCCTATGTCGTGGCGCACGAGGTGGGGCACCACGTGCAGAACCTCCTGGGCATCTCGAGACAGGTGCAGTCGCTGCGCGGACGCCTGTCCCCGGAAGAGGCCAATGCCCTGTCCGTCCTCCAGGAGCTGCAGGCGGACTGCTTCGCCGGCATCTGGGCCCACCATGCCCAGCGTCAGCGGCAGTTGCTGGAGTCGGGGGACGTCGAGGAAGGGCTGGCCGCGGCGAGCGCCATCGGTGATGACACCTTGCAGCGGCGCGCCCAGGGCTACGTCGTCCCGGAGTCCTTCACCCACGGCTCTTCCGAGCAGCGCGTCACCTGGTTCCGGCGTGGGCTGGAGCAGGGCACGCTCGAGGCCTGTGACACCTTCGGCGACGCAGGCCTCGGAGCGCGCTGA
- a CDS encoding M16 family metallopeptidase has protein sequence MFRPRVSLPSVWRPRAAVVALTLLLSACATLPQRGQIVMRDVAFPLRDFRFPSGLRVVVEQDARSPVVAVVAVVGAGGSSDPGGKEGLAHVVEHLAFRSRHAGSPSVWRRLEASGAGFYNASTSLDYTSYETLGPKEALPVLLKLEGQRLAAPLAGVSPEVFAVEREVVRNELRQRNETGYVGQVFSWLNAAAFPGGHPYARPLAGTHESLSALSLSDAQRFARAHYRPDNVTLVIAGDVDLAAVEATLRASLPEAWVGTGAPLALEARLPTQPAAPATTPAQKSVPVFTAAVPTPEVYLSWVLPRGFDESSAVQDFVRATFSQNLWGAVRNDGDIADISTNLIPGTRASLLVVRVRLSRGDDPTRSAGKVLDQVQNAWVQEIQPGSVLGREFDFQATRRQVVTGMVLESEDLMSRTERRALLTHFTQDVRSYTRSQVALMGLVGGKVTDFSYQWLQRDRVRMIVVRPGEVPGAATAAATLSADEEPWTTPAEQVTPSMTAALDSPVQVLKLDNGMEVLLAPRPGLPVVRIGAALGGGSSYGAKSGVADLANWGSFRESWFEGRPSDWGLHSTSSFQRDHLRVGISGTAGNVGNMLAMLAEQLDSTRTSEDVVRFYREQVLPWRQAVDSNPELLAERHLQKALYGTHPFAREATGADLAQVSWTEAEAWLKDVYRPANTVVVIAGEFDVKEVEGLARKYLGGWSRGKAAPVATPAAPELPAASSEATVLLSPRPGASQAQVQLACRLPTATPEAEARYALMAELIHNHASGEMRSRRGATYGFSARPWLGRGGAAHLVLEGAVDAQRMGEGISTVKQLLASFAKEVPAHALERARRGMLASQAVSFISSEAWVNALLTARVRGFEPDTVTRRPALLQTVTAESLRKEFEGCSQRLVVSITADEGKARPVIQAMSQP, from the coding sequence ATGTTTCGCCCGCGTGTCTCCCTCCCTTCCGTCTGGCGGCCCCGTGCCGCCGTCGTCGCCCTGACGCTGCTGCTGAGCGCGTGCGCCACGCTGCCTCAGCGTGGGCAGATCGTCATGCGTGACGTGGCCTTCCCGCTGCGGGACTTCCGCTTCCCCTCGGGGCTCCGCGTGGTGGTGGAGCAGGATGCCCGCTCTCCCGTGGTGGCGGTGGTCGCGGTGGTGGGCGCGGGGGGCTCCAGTGACCCGGGCGGCAAGGAGGGCCTGGCGCACGTCGTGGAGCACCTGGCGTTCCGTTCCCGCCACGCGGGGAGTCCGTCGGTGTGGCGGCGCCTGGAGGCGTCGGGCGCGGGCTTCTACAACGCCTCCACCAGTTTGGATTACACGTCCTACGAGACGCTGGGCCCCAAGGAGGCCTTGCCCGTTCTCCTGAAGCTGGAAGGCCAGCGCCTGGCCGCGCCGCTCGCGGGCGTGAGCCCAGAGGTGTTCGCGGTCGAGCGCGAGGTGGTCCGCAACGAGCTCCGCCAGCGCAACGAGACGGGCTACGTGGGACAGGTCTTCAGCTGGTTGAACGCCGCGGCCTTCCCCGGTGGACACCCCTACGCGCGTCCTCTCGCAGGGACGCATGAGTCGCTGTCCGCGCTCAGCCTGTCGGATGCGCAGCGCTTCGCCCGGGCGCACTACCGTCCAGACAACGTCACGCTGGTCATCGCCGGCGACGTGGACCTGGCGGCCGTGGAGGCCACGCTTCGGGCAAGCCTGCCCGAGGCCTGGGTGGGCACGGGGGCACCCCTGGCACTGGAGGCGCGCCTGCCCACGCAGCCCGCGGCCCCGGCCACCACGCCCGCCCAGAAGTCGGTGCCCGTCTTCACTGCCGCCGTGCCCACCCCGGAGGTGTATCTCTCCTGGGTGCTGCCGCGTGGCTTCGATGAGTCCAGCGCGGTCCAGGACTTCGTGCGCGCCACCTTCAGCCAGAACCTCTGGGGCGCCGTGCGCAACGACGGCGACATCGCGGACATCTCCACCAACCTGATTCCGGGGACGCGCGCCTCGCTGCTGGTGGTGCGGGTGCGGCTCAGCCGGGGCGACGACCCGACGCGCTCGGCGGGGAAGGTGTTGGACCAGGTGCAGAACGCGTGGGTCCAGGAGATCCAGCCCGGCTCCGTGCTGGGCCGCGAGTTCGACTTCCAGGCGACGCGCCGGCAGGTGGTGACGGGCATGGTGCTGGAGTCAGAGGACCTCATGTCTCGCACCGAGCGTCGGGCGTTGCTCACCCACTTCACGCAGGACGTGCGCTCCTATACCCGCTCGCAGGTGGCGCTGATGGGGCTCGTCGGCGGCAAGGTGACGGACTTCTCCTATCAGTGGCTACAGCGGGACCGGGTGCGAATGATTGTCGTCCGTCCCGGTGAGGTGCCGGGCGCGGCGACGGCGGCCGCCACGCTGTCCGCGGACGAGGAGCCCTGGACCACGCCCGCCGAGCAGGTGACGCCGTCCATGACGGCGGCGCTCGATTCGCCCGTGCAGGTGCTCAAGCTGGACAATGGCATGGAGGTGCTGCTCGCTCCGCGTCCGGGCCTCCCGGTGGTCCGCATCGGCGCGGCGCTGGGCGGTGGTTCGTCCTACGGCGCGAAGTCAGGGGTGGCGGACCTGGCCAACTGGGGCTCCTTCCGGGAGTCCTGGTTCGAGGGCCGCCCCAGTGACTGGGGCCTGCATTCGACCTCGTCGTTCCAGCGCGACCACCTGCGCGTCGGCATCTCCGGCACGGCCGGCAACGTCGGCAACATGTTGGCGATGCTGGCCGAGCAGCTCGACTCCACGCGGACCTCCGAGGACGTGGTGCGCTTCTACCGCGAGCAGGTGCTGCCCTGGCGTCAGGCGGTGGACTCGAATCCGGAGCTCCTGGCCGAGCGTCACCTCCAGAAGGCGCTGTACGGCACGCATCCCTTTGCGCGCGAGGCCACCGGCGCGGACCTGGCCCAGGTGTCCTGGACGGAAGCCGAGGCGTGGCTGAAGGACGTGTATCGCCCGGCCAATACGGTGGTCGTCATCGCCGGAGAGTTCGACGTGAAGGAAGTGGAGGGGCTGGCGCGCAAGTACCTCGGCGGTTGGAGCCGGGGGAAGGCGGCGCCCGTCGCCACGCCGGCCGCGCCTGAGCTGCCGGCGGCGTCTTCCGAGGCGACGGTCCTTCTCTCGCCGCGTCCTGGCGCGAGCCAGGCTCAGGTGCAACTGGCCTGCCGACTGCCCACGGCCACGCCCGAAGCAGAGGCGCGCTACGCGTTGATGGCGGAGCTCATTCACAATCACGCCTCGGGTGAGATGCGCTCGCGCCGGGGGGCGACGTACGGCTTCTCCGCGCGGCCCTGGCTGGGGCGCGGCGGCGCGGCCCACCTGGTGCTGGAGGGCGCGGTGGATGCGCAGCGCATGGGTGAAGGCATCAGCACCGTGAAACAGCTTCTCGCGTCCTTCGCGAAGGAGGTGCCCGCGCACGCGCTGGAGCGGGCTCGCAGGGGGATGCTGGCGTCCCAGGCCGTCTCCTTCATCAGCTCGGAAGCCTGGGTGAACGCGCTGCTGACCGCGCGCGTCCGGGGCTTCGAGCCGGACACGGTGACGCGCCGGCCCGCGCTGCTCCAGACGGTGACGGCCGAGTCCCTTCGGAAGGAGTTCGAGGGCTGCTCCCAGCGGCTCGTCGTCTCCATCACCGCGGATGAGGGCAAGGCGCGGCCCGTCATCCAGGCCATGTCCCAGCCGTAG
- a CDS encoding LysM peptidoglycan-binding domain-containing protein: MALQNDYQDVLDVAKNVGAKVESREENGKLIIKGTVDYAWDRDRMWDQIKARHPNWQNEVMVMLTVAHETPYGLYTVQSGDTLSKLAKDIYGDMKLYPKIFEANKDQLKDPDKIKVGQVLKLPPKSIANA, encoded by the coding sequence ATGGCCTTGCAGAATGATTACCAGGACGTGCTCGACGTGGCGAAGAACGTGGGCGCCAAGGTCGAGTCGCGCGAGGAGAACGGCAAGCTCATCATCAAGGGGACGGTGGACTACGCCTGGGACCGGGACCGGATGTGGGACCAGATCAAGGCCAGACATCCGAACTGGCAGAACGAGGTCATGGTCATGCTCACCGTCGCGCACGAGACGCCGTATGGCCTGTACACCGTCCAGTCGGGCGACACGCTGAGCAAGCTGGCCAAGGACATCTACGGGGACATGAAGCTGTACCCGAAGATTTTCGAGGCCAACAAGGACCAGCTCAAGGACCCGGACAAGATCAAGGTCGGGCAGGTGCTGAAGCTGCCGCCCAAGTCCATCGCCAACGCCTGA
- a CDS encoding sugar O-acetyltransferase → MHGEKPFLPREVLMGTPESAVMFSNIRRAMRLTVELNKRAFDDAEEIRALFSELTGRNVDSTFSLIPPFYTDHGVNIRVGRNVFINQCCTLMDIGGIDIADDVMIGPKVNLITSSHPLEPARRRASAVAKPIVLQRNVWIAAAVTILPGVTVGENSVVGAGAVVTEDVAPNSFVAGVPARLVRHLT, encoded by the coding sequence ATGCATGGCGAGAAGCCATTCCTTCCTCGGGAGGTGCTGATGGGCACCCCTGAATCAGCGGTCATGTTCAGCAACATCCGGCGAGCGATGCGCCTGACCGTCGAATTGAACAAGCGCGCCTTCGATGATGCCGAGGAGATCAGAGCGCTCTTCAGTGAGCTGACCGGCAGGAATGTCGACAGCACGTTTTCGCTCATCCCGCCGTTCTATACCGACCATGGCGTCAACATCCGCGTCGGGCGGAACGTGTTCATCAACCAGTGCTGCACGTTGATGGACATCGGCGGTATCGACATCGCTGACGACGTCATGATTGGCCCGAAGGTGAACCTCATCACGTCGAGTCACCCTCTGGAGCCCGCCAGGCGGCGTGCTTCCGCGGTCGCGAAGCCCATCGTGCTCCAGCGGAATGTCTGGATTGCGGCGGCCGTCACGATATTGCCGGGCGTGACGGTGGGCGAAAACTCGGTGGTGGGCGCCGGAGCGGTGGTGACCGAGGATGTGGCGCCGAACAGCTTCGTGGCGGGCGTCCCCGCCCGGCTGGTGCGACACCTGACTTGA
- a CDS encoding LysR family transcriptional regulator produces the protein MRTFIAVADTGQFQEAASRLSLTQQAVSKRIAALEASLGARLFVRTPRGVQLTIDGQVFLPHARSLLEAAERAADSVRPGRRRLRVDVVRPNLGSARILRDFHSAHPEIEIDVVTHLFDAKTALAAVRAGTIDATFRAITRPAQQLTDGVVATRVLDDAVELLTSPTHRLAAATSLTPAELAKHKVWMPFIVPGTEWAAYYDELAARFGLTIDTLGPDFGIDALLEVIAGSSSLATLVGEHIRLVWPAEYNLRRIPIRNPMLVYPHSLVWRSDNAHPALTKLRAYLDARKDRYRHPKAWSPPWTGR, from the coding sequence GTGAGGACCTTCATTGCCGTCGCCGACACGGGACAGTTCCAAGAGGCGGCATCAAGGCTGTCACTGACACAGCAAGCCGTCTCCAAGCGCATCGCCGCGCTCGAAGCCAGCCTCGGGGCCCGGTTGTTCGTCCGGACGCCACGCGGCGTTCAGCTCACCATCGACGGACAGGTGTTCCTGCCTCATGCTCGCAGCCTCCTCGAAGCGGCGGAGCGGGCAGCCGATTCCGTGCGCCCTGGCCGCCGTCGGCTCCGTGTCGACGTGGTCAGGCCGAACCTCGGGAGCGCACGCATCCTTCGTGACTTCCACAGCGCCCATCCCGAGATTGAAATCGACGTCGTCACGCATCTCTTCGACGCGAAGACCGCGTTGGCCGCTGTGCGGGCCGGGACGATCGACGCGACGTTTCGTGCCATCACCCGTCCCGCGCAGCAACTGACCGACGGCGTCGTGGCGACTCGAGTGCTCGACGACGCCGTGGAGCTCCTCACGAGCCCTACGCACAGGCTCGCCGCTGCGACTTCGCTGACGCCAGCCGAGCTCGCGAAGCACAAGGTCTGGATGCCCTTCATCGTCCCAGGAACAGAGTGGGCCGCCTATTACGACGAGCTCGCCGCGAGATTCGGGCTCACCATCGACACGCTCGGTCCCGACTTCGGCATCGATGCGCTCCTGGAGGTGATTGCCGGCTCCTCGAGCCTGGCCACACTCGTAGGTGAACACATCCGGCTGGTGTGGCCAGCCGAGTACAACCTCCGCCGCATTCCCATCCGCAACCCGATGCTCGTGTATCCACATTCCCTGGTCTGGCGTAGCGACAACGCGCACCCCGCGCTCACGAAGCTCCGCGCCTACCTCGACGCCCGGAAGGACCGCTATCGGCATCCCAAGGCGTGGTCCCCCCCATGGACGGGCCGCTGA
- a CDS encoding spermidine synthase: protein MDMRGVTQRLLLVGLVFLACTASASRKVLYEKESPYTLISVTEDEEGRRYLGFDASGALQSVVWPGKPLDLVLPYTQVSMVGLAYVPAPKRILIVGLGGGAMPMFLRKVVPRAHIDVVDIDPDVVTVARRYFGFREDTLLRAHVGDGRRFIEAERPAYDLIFLDAYGPDSIPEHLATQEFLAAVRAKLSPRGAVVGNVWAFPPNRHYDAMVHTWQVAFTQLYEFIVPQSSNRILVGVGYEEKVAAKTLEARAEKLERTRGVPFDLSGLVDRSYTDATERQLRGKVLKDADLPKPESVTTPAQVR, encoded by the coding sequence ATGGACATGCGCGGTGTGACCCAGCGGCTGCTGCTGGTGGGGCTGGTGTTCCTGGCATGTACGGCCTCCGCGTCCCGCAAGGTCCTGTACGAGAAGGAATCGCCCTACACCCTCATCTCGGTGACGGAGGACGAGGAGGGGCGCCGGTACCTGGGCTTCGACGCCTCGGGCGCGCTGCAGAGCGTGGTCTGGCCGGGCAAGCCGCTGGACCTGGTGCTGCCCTACACGCAGGTCTCCATGGTGGGGCTGGCCTACGTGCCCGCGCCCAAGCGCATCCTCATCGTGGGGCTGGGGGGCGGGGCCATGCCCATGTTCCTGCGCAAGGTGGTGCCCCGGGCGCACATCGACGTGGTGGACATCGATCCGGATGTGGTGACGGTGGCCAGGCGCTACTTCGGCTTCCGGGAGGACACGCTCCTGCGCGCCCACGTCGGAGACGGCCGGCGCTTCATCGAAGCCGAGCGGCCCGCGTATGACCTCATCTTCCTGGATGCCTATGGCCCGGACAGCATCCCCGAGCACCTGGCCACGCAGGAGTTCCTGGCGGCGGTGCGAGCGAAGCTGAGCCCCCGGGGCGCGGTGGTGGGCAACGTGTGGGCGTTTCCGCCCAACCGCCACTACGACGCCATGGTGCACACGTGGCAGGTGGCCTTCACGCAGTTGTATGAGTTCATCGTGCCGCAGAGCTCGAACCGCATCCTGGTGGGCGTGGGGTACGAGGAGAAGGTGGCCGCCAAGACACTGGAAGCGCGCGCGGAGAAGCTGGAGCGCACCCGGGGCGTGCCCTTCGACTTGAGCGGGCTGGTGGACCGGAGCTACACGGACGCGACGGAGCGGCAGCTGCGAGGCAAGGTGCTGAAGGACGCGGACCTGCCGAAGCCCGAGTCTGTGACGACGCCGGCGCAGGTCCGCTGA
- a CDS encoding ATP-binding domain-containing protein: protein MSHVEASLPDHARAIIAEEEALLARVQSTLEAARRKSARGQDAQGLVAQLQVLRDDAATAAVADLPHIFAQMNQMRSLLDRQEGVKLPDPQAPYFAHLRLNGESGPRDYLLGRTTFADVGAGVRVIDWRFAPVARVFYCYEEGDDYEEYFGERLAEGSVETRRLVIIERGVLTRIISGALVLERLADGTWRSVNRDFATLQSGGAGTAARPEFLGTGKGARRIEDAFGVTAMLDAEQYEALSTGPDRPLLVLGSAGSGKTTVALHRLAKLAFDEPQKFPQARMKLIVPEEGLARLSRRLLAPLGLGNVAVQTRDAWLLAAARSAFNVPGIKLWNDTPPLVSRLKRHPTLRRALAARVGVPKTDAGTTLERLRTRMADAYMDRRFLDSVVTAAKGEIPRTAIDETLEHTRLQLATPLSKALKHITDAERLITVDGRSIEDDTPDAMAGTVDLDDLPVLMFLKAQHTSLGLERLAHVVLDEAEDFSLFELFAVRQLLGKSKSCTLAGDEMQQTDAGFAGWPAVLNELNILDAATCRLQVSYRCPRPVVELARQVLGAQAPEAAATGRAGAPVGFHHFPDEAQAQLFIGEALRDLVAREPHASVGVIASSPESAKTIYRVVSDQPWARLVSDGEFTFEPGVDVTDVGSVKGLEFDYVILPDVTARAYPVDDESRRRLHVAVTRTSHQLWVVSSGVRSHLLTPDGAATPR, encoded by the coding sequence ATGAGCCACGTCGAGGCGTCGCTGCCGGACCATGCCCGCGCCATCATCGCCGAGGAAGAGGCCTTGCTGGCCCGTGTTCAGTCCACGCTGGAAGCCGCGCGGCGCAAGTCCGCACGCGGACAGGACGCCCAGGGACTTGTCGCCCAGTTGCAGGTGCTGCGGGACGACGCCGCCACCGCGGCCGTGGCCGACCTGCCGCACATCTTCGCGCAGATGAACCAGATGCGCTCCCTCCTGGACCGTCAGGAGGGCGTGAAGCTTCCCGACCCACAGGCGCCCTACTTCGCGCACCTGCGCCTCAATGGCGAAAGCGGCCCGCGCGACTACCTGCTGGGCCGCACCACGTTCGCGGACGTGGGCGCTGGCGTGCGCGTCATCGACTGGCGCTTCGCCCCCGTGGCCCGTGTCTTCTATTGCTACGAGGAAGGCGACGACTACGAGGAGTACTTCGGTGAGCGGCTCGCCGAGGGCAGCGTGGAGACGCGCCGGCTGGTCATCATCGAGCGCGGCGTATTGACGCGCATCATCTCCGGCGCGCTGGTGCTGGAGCGCCTGGCGGACGGCACATGGCGCAGCGTGAACCGCGACTTCGCCACGCTCCAGTCGGGCGGAGCGGGGACGGCGGCGCGGCCGGAGTTCCTGGGCACCGGCAAGGGCGCGCGGCGCATCGAGGATGCCTTTGGCGTCACCGCCATGCTGGACGCCGAACAGTACGAGGCCCTCAGCACCGGCCCGGACCGGCCGCTGCTGGTGTTGGGCAGCGCGGGCAGTGGGAAGACGACCGTGGCGCTGCACCGGCTGGCGAAGCTGGCCTTCGACGAGCCACAGAAGTTCCCCCAGGCCCGCATGAAGCTCATCGTCCCGGAAGAAGGGCTGGCGCGGCTGTCCCGCCGGCTGCTGGCGCCGCTGGGCCTGGGCAACGTGGCCGTGCAGACGCGGGATGCCTGGTTGCTCGCCGCCGCGCGCTCCGCCTTCAACGTGCCCGGCATCAAGCTGTGGAATGACACGCCGCCGCTGGTGTCCCGCCTCAAGCGCCACCCCACCCTGCGGCGCGCGTTGGCCGCCCGGGTGGGCGTGCCAAAGACAGACGCGGGCACCACGCTGGAGCGGCTGCGCACGCGGATGGCGGACGCATACATGGACCGGCGTTTCCTGGACAGCGTCGTCACGGCCGCCAAGGGCGAGATTCCTCGCACCGCCATCGACGAGACGCTGGAGCACACGCGCCTCCAGCTCGCCACGCCGCTGTCCAAGGCGCTCAAGCACATCACCGACGCGGAGCGGCTCATCACCGTGGATGGGCGCTCCATCGAGGACGACACGCCGGACGCCATGGCCGGCACGGTGGACCTGGACGACCTGCCCGTCCTGATGTTCCTCAAGGCCCAGCACACCTCGCTGGGCCTGGAGCGGCTGGCGCACGTGGTGCTGGACGAGGCCGAGGACTTCTCCCTCTTCGAGCTCTTCGCCGTCCGCCAATTGCTGGGCAAGAGCAAGAGCTGCACGCTGGCGGGCGACGAGATGCAGCAGACGGACGCGGGCTTCGCGGGCTGGCCCGCCGTCCTCAACGAGCTCAACATCCTCGACGCCGCCACCTGCCGGCTTCAGGTCTCCTACCGGTGCCCCCGGCCCGTGGTGGAACTGGCGCGGCAGGTGCTGGGCGCGCAGGCCCCGGAGGCCGCCGCCACCGGCCGCGCGGGCGCTCCGGTGGGCTTCCACCACTTCCCCGACGAGGCCCAGGCGCAGCTCTTCATCGGCGAGGCGCTCCGGGACCTCGTCGCCCGCGAGCCCCACGCCTCCGTGGGCGTCATCGCCAGCAGCCCCGAGTCCGCGAAGACCATCTACCGCGTCGTCTCCGACCAGCCCTGGGCGCGGCTGGTGAGCGACGGCGAGTTCACCTTCGAGCCCGGCGTGGACGTCACCGACGTGGGCAGCGTGAAGGGCCTGGAGTTCGACTACGTCATCCTCCCAGACGTGACGGCGCGGGCCTACCCGGTGGACGACGAGTCACGCCGCCGCCTGCACGTGGCGGTGACGCGCACCTCCCATCAGCTGTGGGTGGTGTCCTCCGGCGTCCGCTCGCACCTGCTCACGCCGGATGGCGCGGCAACTCCACGGTGA
- a CDS encoding PAS domain-containing sensor histidine kinase, with product MLSGRYIALARSHTDRVDSLSTGQDPGGASHGGSDASGLDTALLDQMPEAVVVCSLDAVCLHVNPSLERHLGRPRQELLGRRLWELHPEWTERSFQERFLQVARTGESAEFECHTELQDRWFVKRLFRVHERVVLFSRDISAEKKQEATLRALYDEMRRAQRHAAFLAQASEVLASSLEHDLILQRMAHLAVPILGDACSVDLPMPDGQVRRAAAAFSRQEMVGPAQDFQARYPIRLEDAAGIGKVLRTGVTEFTPDFPAMLAAAQGGSSAYRRAVEALGISAYIIVPLISRGRVLGALTLLNSESRRRYTEADVRLAEDLARRAATSLDNGRLYTEAQEAVRARDSFLSVASHELNTPLTSLMLNIQALRRDMEPRASNGPASPEALSTKVVAVQRQVSRLSSLVRELLDVSRITAGRLRLEREDLDLAALTREVVPRFTEDLARAGCALHLDAGGAATGHWDRLRLEQVLQNLLSNAIKYGRGRPIEVRVGADASRAWLSVKDQGMGIPPEGRARLFQRFERLASERHYGGLGLGLWIVKQIVDAMEGRIHVESVPGQGSTFTVELPRHPA from the coding sequence ATGTTAAGCGGCAGGTACATCGCCTTGGCCCGTTCTCACACCGACCGCGTGGACTCACTCTCGACCGGACAGGACCCTGGTGGCGCCAGCCACGGCGGGTCGGACGCCAGCGGGCTGGATACCGCCCTGCTGGACCAGATGCCGGAAGCGGTCGTGGTCTGCTCGCTGGACGCAGTCTGTCTTCATGTGAATCCCTCCCTGGAGCGGCACCTGGGCCGGCCGCGCCAGGAGCTGCTCGGCCGGAGGCTCTGGGAGCTGCACCCGGAGTGGACGGAACGTTCCTTCCAGGAGCGCTTCCTCCAGGTGGCCCGGACGGGCGAATCCGCCGAGTTCGAATGCCACACCGAGCTGCAGGACCGCTGGTTCGTGAAACGGCTGTTTCGCGTCCATGAGCGGGTCGTCCTGTTCTCGCGGGACATCAGCGCGGAGAAGAAGCAGGAGGCGACGCTTCGGGCCCTCTACGACGAGATGCGCCGGGCGCAGCGGCACGCGGCCTTCCTGGCCCAGGCCAGCGAGGTGCTGGCGTCGTCCCTGGAGCACGACCTCATCCTGCAGCGCATGGCCCACCTCGCCGTTCCCATCCTGGGTGACGCGTGCTCGGTGGACCTCCCCATGCCGGATGGGCAGGTGCGCCGTGCCGCCGCCGCCTTCTCCAGGCAGGAGATGGTGGGGCCCGCGCAGGACTTCCAGGCGCGCTATCCCATCCGCCTGGAGGACGCGGCGGGTATCGGCAAGGTGCTGCGTACCGGCGTCACCGAGTTCACCCCGGACTTTCCCGCCATGCTCGCCGCCGCCCAGGGGGGCAGCTCGGCGTACCGGCGGGCCGTGGAGGCGCTAGGCATCAGCGCGTACATCATCGTCCCGCTCATCAGCCGGGGCCGGGTGCTGGGGGCGCTCACGCTGCTCAATTCGGAGTCCCGGCGCAGGTACACGGAGGCGGACGTGCGGCTGGCGGAAGACCTGGCCCGCCGCGCCGCCACCTCGCTGGACAACGGCCGGCTCTACACGGAGGCGCAGGAGGCCGTGCGCGCCCGGGACTCGTTCCTGTCCGTGGCGTCTCACGAGCTCAACACGCCGCTGACCTCGCTCATGCTCAACATCCAGGCGTTGCGGCGCGACATGGAGCCGCGCGCCAGCAATGGCCCCGCGTCACCGGAGGCGCTCTCCACGAAGGTGGTGGCGGTGCAGCGGCAGGTCTCCCGCCTGTCGAGCCTGGTGCGCGAGCTGCTGGACGTGTCCCGCATCACCGCGGGGCGGCTGCGGCTGGAGCGCGAGGACCTGGACCTGGCCGCGCTCACCCGCGAGGTGGTGCCCCGCTTCACCGAGGACCTGGCGCGTGCGGGCTGTGCGCTGCACCTGGATGCGGGGGGCGCCGCCACTGGCCATTGGGACCGGCTGCGGCTGGAGCAGGTGCTGCAGAACCTGCTCTCCAACGCCATCAAGTACGGCCGGGGCCGCCCCATTGAAGTGCGGGTGGGGGCGGATGCGTCGCGCGCCTGGCTGTCGGTGAAGGACCAGGGCATGGGCATTCCACCGGAGGGGCGCGCGCGTCTCTTCCAGCGCTTCGAGCGGCTGGCCAGCGAGCGGCACTACGGCGGACTGGGGCTGGGCTTGTGGATCGTGAAGCAGATCGTGGACGCCATGGAGGGCCGCATCCACGTGGAGAGCGTGCCCGGCCAGGGCTCCACCTTCACCGTGGAGTTGCCGCGCCATCCGGCGTGA